The Cytobacillus firmus genome segment GAAAATTGAAACAGGGTCAGCTGCGAAAGCTTTTGAAAAAGCATCAAATACATTTTCTCCGGTCCCCACACCGCAAGGATTCATATGCTTAACAGCAACGGCTGCAGGCTCTGAGAATTCTTTTACAATTTGGAGAGCTGCATCTGCATCGTTGATATTGTTGTAGGATAATTCCTTGCCGTGGAGCTGTTCAGCGTTCGCAATCGAAAATTCAGAACCAAGCGGCTTACGGTAAAACGCAGCACTTTGATGCGGATTCTCCCCGTATCTCAATGTTTGCTTCAATTCATAAGTAACCGTTAATTTTTCAGGCGTTTCTTCATTTGCCAAATCTGTCATATATTCAGCGATCATCGCATCATAGGCAGCTGTGTGGCGGAATACCTTCGCAGCAAGCCTGCGGCGGGTTTCCTTTTGAACCTCTCCGGTTTCTTTCAGCTGTGAAAGAACTGTTTCATAATCGACAGGATCCACCACAACCGTTACATATTCATGGTTCTTGGCGGAAGCACGCAGCATGGACGGGCCGCCGATATCAATATTCTCTATCGCATCCTCTACTGTCACATCCGGTTTAGCTATGGTTTGCTGGAACGGATACAAATTCACGCACACAACCTGGATAGGCTGGATCCCATGCTCCTCAAGCTGCTGCTTGTGGGCTGGTTCGCCATGCTTAGCCAGCAGTCCGCCATGTATCATTGGATTTAATGTTTTCACACGTCCTTCCAGGATTTCCGGAAAGCCTGTCACATCGCTTACGCCGATAACAGGAACCCCACTCTCTTCAAGCGCTTTTTTGGTACCGCCTGTTGAAATAATTTCGAAACCCAGTTCGCTTAGCTGCCGGGCAAATTCTGTGATGCCATTTTTGTCGGAAACACTGATTAATGCACGTTTCTTCATGTTCGCTCCCCCTGACTCTGTTGAATGATATACTTTAACACTCTACCATTTTAGCATAGAAAAGATTTTGCAAAACCTGCGGATAAAGTTTGTGCTCGACTTCATGTATCTTCTTTTGAAGGCTTTCAAGCGTTTCACCAGCATTTATATCAACTGGCGCTTGAGCAATAATCGGCCCAGTATCCATACCTTCATCGACAAAATGAACCGTCACACCGCTTACCTTCACATTGGCAGATAACGCCTGGCCAATTGCATCCTTACCTGGAAAAGCGGGAAGAAGAGAAGGATGGATATTAATAATCCTGCCTTCAAACTCTTTCAAAAGCGTCGGGCCAATCAGTCTCATATAGCCTGCGAGAATAATATACTCGGCGCCGCTCTCCTGCAGCCTTTGCAAAATCGCTCTTTCATACTCTGCTTTGCCGGCATAGTCTTTAGCTGAAAAAACAAACTGCGGAACTTGTTCGTTTTGTGCACGTTCAATGCTGTATGCACCTGGCCGATCACAGACAAACAAGACAATCTCAGCCTGCAACTCACCTTTTTTTACAGCATCAGCAATGGCCTGAAAGTTCGTTCCGCTTCCGGAAGCAAACACTGCTATTTTTTTCATGACTTCCTCCAAGTTACAGAATTTCGATTCCTTCCTGACCCGTTACTGTCCCCATCAGATAGGCATTTTCGCCCATTTCATTAAAGTAGGCGATCAGTTCATCAGCAATTTCTTTATCTGCTGCAATCACCATGCCTGTTCCCATATTAAAAATGTTGTACATTTCTTTGCGTTCCAGTCCGCCGATCTTCTCCATCACCGTGAACACAGGCGGCACTTCCCAATTGCTTTCAGTAAGCTGGGCGCCAAGACCTTCAGGCAGCATGCGCGGGATATTTTCAATAAATCCGCCGCCTGTAATATGTGCCATACCCTTCAGCTTGAACTGCTTCATAGCTGACAGAAGCGGCTTTACGTAAATTTTTGTCGGGCGAAGCAGCTCTTCCCCTAAAGTGCAGCCTAATTCTTCTACATGCTCTGTTAAGGACATATTCGCTTTTTCAAAAAACAGCTTTCTGACAAGTGAGTAGCCATTGCTGTGAATCCCGCTGGAGGCAAGACCGATCAGCACATCTCCTGCCTTGATGTCCGCACCATTAATCAGGTTCGATTTTTCACAGGCACCGACAGCAAATCCGGCAAGGTCATATTCTTCCACACTGTACATGCCAGGCATTTCGGCTGTTTCACCGCCTACAAGTGCACATCCAGCCTGTTCGCAGCCATCCGCGATGCCTTTCACAATCGCTTCAATCCGTTCAGGCGCTGCTTTTCCGCAGGCGATATAATCTAAGAAATAAAGAGGCTCTGCTCCCTGTACGACAATATCATTTACGCACATGGCGACAGCATCAACCCCAATGGTGTCATGCTTATCCATCATAAAAGCGAGCATCAGCTTCGTGCCGACACCATCTGTACCTGAAACTAAAACCGGTTCCTTCAGGTTCAGTTCTGAAAGATCGAACATGCCGCCAAATCCGCCTAAACCGCCAAGTACACCAGGACGCATCGTCTTCTGTACGTGTTTTTTCATGCGGGAAACTGCTTCATAGCCAGCTTCAATATCAACTCCGGCCTGTTTATATGCATTTGCCATTCCTTTTCACCTCATGGTTGGAAAAATAAAGGCCGATTTTGTATTTTATCGGCCAACATTGTGCTTTTACCGGTCAAAATTGATGATTCACCGGCCGAAAAGAACAAAATACCGGCTGATTTTTATATTTACACCTTTTCATATGGGTGCAAAGTGCTCGGATAAATCTCCGTCGGGTACTGGCCTGTAAAGCATGCCAGGCATTGTCCGTCTTTTCGGCCGATTGCTTTGACCATACCCTCTGTACTTAAAAAGGTAAGTGTGTCCGCACCAATGATTTCTCTTATTTCCTCAACAGAATGATTGCCGGCAATCAGTTCTTCCTTTGTCGATGTATCGATCCCATAGAAGCATGGATTCTTAATCGGCGGTGAGCTGATCAACACATGCACCTCAGTCGCACCAGCTTCCTTCAGCATGGTAACGATCCGTCTGCTTGTTGTTCCGCGGACGATCGAGTCATCCACCATGATGACTCTCTTGCCTTCTACCACTCCGCGTACCGGAGACAGCTTCATTTTCACACCCTGCTCACGCAGCGACTGGGATGGCTGGATAAATGTGCGTCCCACATAGCGGTTTTTAATCAGGCCCATCTCGTATGGAATGCCCGACGCTTCAGCATAGCCAATCGCAACCGATATGCTGGAATCCGGCACTCCCGTAACAACATCACCTTCAATTGGCACTTCAAGAGCCAGCTGCTTTCCAAGGTTTTTCCGGGCTGTATGCACATTGATTCCGTTGATATTGCTGTCCGGACGGGAGAAATATACATATTCCATCGTGCACATGGCAATATTAGAGGCCATGGCAAACATCTCTGACCGGAATCCATTGTCGTCAATAATCAGCAGTTCTCCCGGAAGAATATCGCGGATATACTCTGCACCGACCACATCAAAAGCACAGGTTTCAGATGCAACCGCATAAGCATCACCAATTTTGCCAAGTGAGAGCGGCCTCATGCCGTTCGGGTCCAATGCAACCATCAGCTCTGTTTCGGTCATGATCAGAAAAGCATAAGCTCCTTTAATCATGGATAAAGCATTTTTGACACGGTCCTTAAGTGAAGAGAAGCCTGCACGCTTAATCAAGTGCGCCAGCACCTCTGTATCCGAGCTCGTTTGAAAAATGCTGCCCTGCCCTTCAAGCTGATGCTTCAAGGCAGTCGCATTCACCAGGTTTCCGTTATGGCAAAGAGCAAGACTGCCGCTTTGTGAGTTGAACAAGAGAGGCTGGACATTTTCATATCCGCCCCCGCCGGCAGTCGCATAGCGAACATGTCCGATCGCTGCTTTTCCTTCCAGCTCCTTCATGGCATCTGCTGTGAAAATTTCCGTTACAAGTCCTTCACCTTTCATGCCTTTCAGCTTTTTGCCATCGGTAACAACCATTCCTGTTCCTTCCTGGCCTCGGTGCTGCAGGCTGTGAAGCCCGTAATACGTGATTTGGGAGGCATCCTGATGCCCCCAGATTCCAAAAACACCGCACTCTTCATTCAATCCTCTTATTTCAGCAAGCATGGAATAGCTCCTTTCCAGGCCTGCTTTAGAACCTCAACCTGTTCGGCAAGCAGTAGGCCCTCTTCATTGGAGAGATATAGTACAGGTGCTTCTGTTACTTCACCAATTAGTGTCGCATCTACTAAATTTTCAAAAGCTTCCTGATCTTCTTTTTTTACAGATAGCAAGAAACGGGATTGTGATTCACTGAATAAAGCTGAAGTCGCATTTCCTGTTACCTTGATATCCGCTCCCAGACCTTTTGAACCGATCAGGCTTTCCGCAGCAGCTACAGCCAGCCCGCCTTCTGCCACATCATGGGCAGATGCTACAAGTCCCGAACGAATGGCTTTTAAAATTTGCTCCTGTGCCTTTTCCTCTTTTTCGAGATCAAGTGCAGGCGCTTTTCCGAAGATCTTTCCGTATGTCATCTTCTGCAGCTCACTGCCGCCGAATTCATCCTTTGTTTCGCCTACCAGATAAATTAAGTCCCCAGCTGCTTTAAAAGATTGTGTTGTCACATGGTCAATGTCTTCTACAAGCCCGACCATTCCGATGACAGGTGTCGGGTAGATCGCTGTTCCATTTGTTTCGTTATATAAAGAGACGTTTCCGCCGATAACTGGTGTATCCAATGTGCGGCATGCTTCACTGATTCCGTCTGCCGCTTTTTCAATCTGCCAGAAGATTTCAGGCTTCTCCGGATTTCCGAAGTTCAGATTATCCGTGATCGCCAATGGCTGACCGCCGGAGCAAATGATATTTCTTGCCGCTTCTGCAACAGCTATTTTTCCGCCTGTTTCAGGGTCAAGATACATATACCGTGAATTACAGTCTGTTGTCATAGCCAATCCTTTGCGGGTGCCGCGGATGCGGATGACAGCTGCATCTGATCCAGGTGCTACTACTGTATTGGTGCGAACCATATAGTCGTATTGGTCATAAACCCATTCCTTGCTGGCGATTGTCGGCTGCTGGAGAAGCTTTACCAATGTTTCTTTATAATCTTCAACCGCAGGAATTTCATTTTCCATCGCCTGGAATTCACGGAAATACTCAGGCTCGCTTGATGGCTTATGATAAACTGGCGCATCCTCTGCAAGTGCATCTACTGGAAGCTCTGCCACTACTTCCCCCTGATGAGTAAGGCGGAGCATTTTATCATCCGTTACCTTGCCGACAGAAACGGCTTCCAGGCCATATTTTGAAAATAAATCCACAATCTCCTGTTCGCGTCCTTTTTTCACGACAATCAGCATTCTCTCCTGAGACTCGGAAAGCATCATTTCATATGCTGTCATACCTGTTTCCCTTTGAGGAACAAGGTCAAGATTCATTTCAATCCCTGATCCCGCTTTGCTGGCCATTTCAGCAGAAGAGCTTGTCAAACCTGCAGCTCCCATATCCTGAATGCCGACTAGTGCGTCAGACTGTACCAGTTCAAGACATGCCTCCAGCAGAAGCTTTTCCATGAATGGATCGCCAACCTGTACCGCCGGGCGTTTTGATTCTGATTGGTCTGTCAGTTCTTCAGATGCAAAAGTAGCACCATGGATACCATCACGGCCCGTTTTCGCGCCAACATACATAACGGTGTTGCCTACTCCATGGGCCTGGCCTTTTTTAATGTCTTTATGGTCGATTAAGCCGACACACATCGCGTTAACAAGCGGATTTCCTTCATAGGAAGAATCAAACTGCACTTCTCCCCCAACTGTAGGAATGCCAATGCAGTTTCCGTAGCCCGCAATGCCTGCGACTACTTCTTTAAAAAGGTACCGTACACGAGGAGAATCCAATTCTCCAAAGCGTAAAGAGTTGAGGAGTGCGACCGGTCTTGCGCCCATTGAAAATACATCGCGGATAATCCCGCCGACACCTGTTGCTGCCCCCTGGTAAGGCTCGATTGCAGAAGGGTGATTGTGGCTTTCGATTTTAAACACAACTGCTTGCCCATCGCCGATATCAACAATTCCAGCTCCTTCCCCTGGTCCCTGAAGTACTTTCTCTCCTGTTGTCGGGAACTTGCTTAAAACGGGCTTTGAGTTTTTATAGCTGCAATGCTCTGACCACATAACCGAAAACAAACCGATTTCTGTGTAATTTGGCAAACGCCCGATAATCTTTTCAATCATCGCAAATTCGTCATCAGACAAACCCATTTCTTTGTATACCTTCTGTGCCTTTAACTGTTCCGGACTTGGCTCAAGCATTAACGACATATGCTTCCCTCCATTGTTTTACGATTGATTGAAAAAGTTTCAGGCCATCTGCTCCCCCTAAAAGCTCATCAACAGCTCTCTCAGGGTGCGGCATCATACCGAGCACATTTCCTTTTTCATTGACAATACCTGCAATGTTTTCCAGGCTGCCATTTGGATTTGTTTCATTATAAGTAAAGACAATCTGATTATTTGCCTTTAAAGCTGCAAGAGTTGCTTCATCACAATAATAGTTTCCTTCGCCATGAGCGATTGGAATATTAATTACTTCATCCTTCTCGTATGCAGATGAAAACATAGTTTCGTTGTTT includes the following:
- the purH gene encoding bifunctional phosphoribosylaminoimidazolecarboxamide formyltransferase/IMP cyclohydrolase, with translation MKKRALISVSDKNGITEFARQLSELGFEIISTGGTKKALEESGVPVIGVSDVTGFPEILEGRVKTLNPMIHGGLLAKHGEPAHKQQLEEHGIQPIQVVCVNLYPFQQTIAKPDVTVEDAIENIDIGGPSMLRASAKNHEYVTVVVDPVDYETVLSQLKETGEVQKETRRRLAAKVFRHTAAYDAMIAEYMTDLANEETPEKLTVTYELKQTLRYGENPHQSAAFYRKPLGSEFSIANAEQLHGKELSYNNINDADAALQIVKEFSEPAAVAVKHMNPCGVGTGENVFDAFSKAFAADPVSIFGGIIALNREVDADTANKLYEIFLEIIIAPSFSDEALEILKGKKNLRLLTIPFEGKKKAEMRLSAIEGGLLTQEYDLFTLEDAEVKVATKREPTEEEWKALKLGWKVVKHVKSNAIVVNDANMTLGVGAGQMNRVGSAKIALEQAGEKANGAVMASDAFFPMNDTVEVAAKAGITAIIQPGGSIRDEDSIKKADEYGIAMVFTGVRHFKH
- the purN gene encoding phosphoribosylglycinamide formyltransferase, with the translated sequence MKKIAVFASGSGTNFQAIADAVKKGELQAEIVLFVCDRPGAYSIERAQNEQVPQFVFSAKDYAGKAEYERAILQRLQESGAEYIILAGYMRLIGPTLLKEFEGRIINIHPSLLPAFPGKDAIGQALSANVKVSGVTVHFVDEGMDTGPIIAQAPVDINAGETLESLQKKIHEVEHKLYPQVLQNLFYAKMVEC
- the purM gene encoding phosphoribosylformylglycinamidine cyclo-ligase gives rise to the protein MANAYKQAGVDIEAGYEAVSRMKKHVQKTMRPGVLGGLGGFGGMFDLSELNLKEPVLVSGTDGVGTKLMLAFMMDKHDTIGVDAVAMCVNDIVVQGAEPLYFLDYIACGKAAPERIEAIVKGIADGCEQAGCALVGGETAEMPGMYSVEEYDLAGFAVGACEKSNLINGADIKAGDVLIGLASSGIHSNGYSLVRKLFFEKANMSLTEHVEELGCTLGEELLRPTKIYVKPLLSAMKQFKLKGMAHITGGGFIENIPRMLPEGLGAQLTESNWEVPPVFTVMEKIGGLERKEMYNIFNMGTGMVIAADKEIADELIAYFNEMGENAYLMGTVTGQEGIEIL
- the purF gene encoding amidophosphoribosyltransferase, with the translated sequence MLAEIRGLNEECGVFGIWGHQDASQITYYGLHSLQHRGQEGTGMVVTDGKKLKGMKGEGLVTEIFTADAMKELEGKAAIGHVRYATAGGGGYENVQPLLFNSQSGSLALCHNGNLVNATALKHQLEGQGSIFQTSSDTEVLAHLIKRAGFSSLKDRVKNALSMIKGAYAFLIMTETELMVALDPNGMRPLSLGKIGDAYAVASETCAFDVVGAEYIRDILPGELLIIDDNGFRSEMFAMASNIAMCTMEYVYFSRPDSNINGINVHTARKNLGKQLALEVPIEGDVVTGVPDSSISVAIGYAEASGIPYEMGLIKNRYVGRTFIQPSQSLREQGVKMKLSPVRGVVEGKRVIMVDDSIVRGTTSRRIVTMLKEAGATEVHVLISSPPIKNPCFYGIDTSTKEELIAGNHSVEEIREIIGADTLTFLSTEGMVKAIGRKDGQCLACFTGQYPTEIYPSTLHPYEKV
- the purL gene encoding phosphoribosylformylglycinamidine synthase subunit PurL, with the translated sequence MSLMLEPSPEQLKAQKVYKEMGLSDDEFAMIEKIIGRLPNYTEIGLFSVMWSEHCSYKNSKPVLSKFPTTGEKVLQGPGEGAGIVDIGDGQAVVFKIESHNHPSAIEPYQGAATGVGGIIRDVFSMGARPVALLNSLRFGELDSPRVRYLFKEVVAGIAGYGNCIGIPTVGGEVQFDSSYEGNPLVNAMCVGLIDHKDIKKGQAHGVGNTVMYVGAKTGRDGIHGATFASEELTDQSESKRPAVQVGDPFMEKLLLEACLELVQSDALVGIQDMGAAGLTSSSAEMASKAGSGIEMNLDLVPQRETGMTAYEMMLSESQERMLIVVKKGREQEIVDLFSKYGLEAVSVGKVTDDKMLRLTHQGEVVAELPVDALAEDAPVYHKPSSEPEYFREFQAMENEIPAVEDYKETLVKLLQQPTIASKEWVYDQYDYMVRTNTVVAPGSDAAVIRIRGTRKGLAMTTDCNSRYMYLDPETGGKIAVAEAARNIICSGGQPLAITDNLNFGNPEKPEIFWQIEKAADGISEACRTLDTPVIGGNVSLYNETNGTAIYPTPVIGMVGLVEDIDHVTTQSFKAAGDLIYLVGETKDEFGGSELQKMTYGKIFGKAPALDLEKEEKAQEQILKAIRSGLVASAHDVAEGGLAVAAAESLIGSKGLGADIKVTGNATSALFSESQSRFLLSVKKEDQEAFENLVDATLIGEVTEAPVLYLSNEEGLLLAEQVEVLKQAWKGAIPCLLK